Proteins from one Thermobifida alba genomic window:
- a CDS encoding DUF305 domain-containing protein — translation MVPLGNEGDDRSVTASLPRVPRRVPLPVVVFLVVLAAAAGLLVNRSDTPLDSSADAGFLRDMSAHHAQAVEMALIIYDKTEEPMLKTVAYDMAVTQQGQIGRMDGWLAAWDLPMRGSQPPMTWMAGHDHGGGGGEVPDRMPGLATEEQMEALRAASGVEAEILFLELMIEHHRGGVDMAEAAVELAAEEKVVSLAQGMIDAQESEIDLMNDMLVERGAEPVE, via the coding sequence ATGGTTCCGTTGGGTAACGAAGGCGATGACAGGTCCGTAACGGCCTCACTACCGCGGGTACCGCGGCGTGTCCCGCTCCCGGTCGTGGTCTTCCTGGTCGTGCTCGCCGCGGCGGCCGGTCTTCTGGTCAACCGCTCCGACACGCCGCTGGACTCCTCCGCGGACGCGGGCTTCCTGCGCGACATGAGCGCGCACCACGCCCAGGCGGTGGAGATGGCGCTGATCATCTACGACAAGACCGAGGAGCCCATGCTGAAGACGGTGGCCTACGACATGGCCGTCACCCAGCAGGGCCAGATCGGGCGCATGGACGGCTGGCTGGCCGCCTGGGACCTGCCCATGCGCGGCAGCCAGCCGCCCATGACCTGGATGGCCGGCCACGACCACGGGGGAGGCGGCGGCGAGGTGCCGGACCGGATGCCGGGCCTGGCCACGGAGGAGCAGATGGAGGCGCTGCGGGCGGCCTCGGGCGTGGAGGCGGAGATCCTGTTCCTGGAGCTGATGATCGAGCACCACCGGGGCGGGGTGGACATGGCCGAGGCGGCGGTGGAGCTGGCCGCCGAGGAGAAGGTGGTCTCACTGGCCCAGGGCATGATCGACGCCCAGGAGAGCGAGATCGACCTGATGAACGACATGCTGGTGGAGCGCGGGGCCGAACCGGTGGAGTGA
- a CDS encoding DUF3105 domain-containing protein codes for MGKSSAERRRQVALEMRARREREARNRKITKITVIVAVVALVAGGIGYLFYLDYRNRNIEGLQEYSGLTREHVTEEVDYEQSPPVGGNHHAAWQNCGVYDEPLRDLHAVHSLEHGAVWITYRPDLPEAEVEKLEALYSPGSYILVSPYEGEMDSPIVASAWGLQLGVDSADDHRLNSFLRAYERGPQTPEPGAACSGAVHLTEADPQEAWDALLGDVQTMEQSEQ; via the coding sequence GTGGGCAAGAGTTCAGCGGAACGGCGACGCCAGGTAGCGCTGGAGATGCGTGCGCGGCGGGAACGCGAGGCCCGCAACCGCAAGATCACCAAGATCACGGTCATCGTCGCGGTGGTCGCCCTGGTGGCGGGAGGCATCGGCTACCTGTTCTACCTCGACTACCGCAACCGCAACATCGAGGGCCTCCAGGAGTACTCCGGCCTGACCCGCGAGCACGTCACCGAGGAAGTGGACTACGAGCAGAGCCCCCCGGTCGGCGGCAACCACCACGCGGCCTGGCAGAACTGCGGTGTCTACGACGAGCCGCTCCGCGACCTCCACGCCGTCCACTCGCTGGAGCACGGCGCGGTCTGGATCACCTACCGGCCCGACCTGCCCGAGGCGGAGGTCGAGAAGCTGGAGGCGCTCTACAGCCCCGGCAGCTACATCCTGGTCAGCCCGTACGAGGGCGAGATGGACTCCCCCATCGTGGCCTCCGCCTGGGGACTGCAGCTGGGCGTGGACAGCGCCGACGACCACCGGCTGAACAGCTTCCTGCGCGCCTACGAGCGCGGCCCCCAGACACCGGAGCCGGGCGCCGCCTGCTCGGGGGCGGTCCACCTCACCGAGGCCGACCCGCAGGAGGCGTGGGACGCCCTCCTCGGAGACGTCCAGACCATGGAGCAGAGCGAGCAGTGA
- a CDS encoding DUF3515 domain-containing protein codes for MRRAARAVLRVPVLAVLLALAAGCGAVRMEPPEPDARTAGLCRTMMARLPDTLYGQDRVPVVPDSDLVAAWGSPTIAVRCGVERPAGLRPESQLLSVNDIPWLPEPAASPTLFTAVGREAYVELTLPATYTPSAVALTTLSELIEEEIPALPPGRL; via the coding sequence ATGCGACGTGCGGCCCGCGCGGTGTTGCGTGTCCCGGTGCTGGCGGTGCTGTTGGCGCTGGCCGCCGGGTGCGGCGCGGTGCGGATGGAGCCGCCCGAGCCCGACGCGCGGACCGCTGGACTGTGCCGGACGATGATGGCGCGCCTGCCCGACACCCTCTACGGCCAGGACCGCGTCCCCGTGGTGCCCGACTCCGATCTGGTGGCGGCCTGGGGGTCGCCGACCATCGCGGTGCGCTGCGGGGTGGAGCGGCCCGCGGGCCTGCGGCCCGAGTCGCAGCTGCTGTCGGTCAACGACATCCCGTGGCTGCCGGAGCCCGCGGCCTCGCCGACCCTGTTCACGGCGGTGGGGCGCGAGGCGTATGTGGAACTGACCCTGCCCGCCACCTACACCCCCTCCGCCGTCGCGTTGACGACGCTCAGCGAGCTGATCGAGGAGGAGATCCCGGCGCTGCCCCCGGGGAGGCTGTGA
- a CDS encoding Lrp/AsnC family transcriptional regulator — translation MVQAYILIQTEVGRAERVMPDISGVEGVTRVDYVTGPYDVIVRAQAEDMDALGRLVIARIQRIDGIARTLTCPVVNVES, via the coding sequence ATGGTGCAGGCGTACATCTTGATCCAGACCGAGGTCGGCAGGGCGGAACGGGTCATGCCGGACATCTCCGGTGTCGAGGGGGTCACCCGGGTCGACTACGTCACCGGGCCCTACGATGTGATCGTGCGGGCGCAGGCCGAGGACATGGACGCGTTGGGGCGTCTGGTCATCGCGCGGATCCAGCGGATCGACGGCATCGCCCGCACGCTGACCTGCCCGGTCGTGAACGTGGAGTCCTGA